A genomic stretch from Hemibagrus wyckioides isolate EC202008001 linkage group LG20, SWU_Hwy_1.0, whole genome shotgun sequence includes:
- the LOC131342005 gene encoding protein kinase C epsilon type-like, which yields MVKNSHKFPYPSLGVAELYDEPLPTASGDDPTAFVLNECNSEESREDEELQPERKSLEDFNFLSVLGKGTYGKVILSELKGTDEVYALKFMKKDMIWEYENISCTFMERRILALASEHPYLTHLYCSFQTSDSLCFAMEFVNGGDLAFHISCSCGFDEPRIRFYAAEIACALMFLHRNGIIHRDLKPGNILLDADGHCKLADFGLCAEGILDGKTANTFCGTPNYMAPEVLQYWEYDTSVDWWALGVIMYEMMTGYAPFHDHNEEMMFESIINAEPEYPSDLSRNAVNILKAFLRKKPMDRLGCVVSEGKENAIKAHLFFSEINWSWLEQRKITPPFQPQITSKRDVNNFDGRFTREEPKLSHGNLSFFIQSIQEEFDGFSFINPKY from the coding sequence gtcgcTGAGCTGTATGATGAGCCGCTGCCCACCGCTTCTGGTGATGACCCTACAGCTTTCGTCCTGAATGAGTGTAAttcagaggagagcagagaggatgaggagctaCAGCCTGAGAGAAAGAGCCTGGAGGACTTCAACTTCCTCAGTGTGCTTGGAAAGGGTACATACGGGAAGGTGATTTTGTCCGAGCTCAAAGGCACTGATGAGGTGTATGCGCTGAAGTTTATGAAGAAGGACATGATCTGGGAATATGAAAACATCAGCTGCACCTTTATGGAGAGGCGGATCTTGGCTCTGGCCAGTGAACACCCCTACCTGACCCACCTCTACTGTAGCTTCCAGACCAGCGACTCACTGTGCTTCGCAATGGAATTTGTGAATGGCGGGGATCTTGCATTTCACATTTCCTGTTCATGTGGATTTGATGAACCCCGCATCAGATTTTATGCTGCTGAGATCGCCTGTGCCCTCATGTTCCTCCACCGCAATGGGATTATACACAGAGATCTCAAACCTGGAAACATCCTCCTAGATGCCGATGGCCACTGCAAGCTTGCTGACTTTGGCTTGTGCGCAGAGGGAATACTAGACGGCAAGACTGCCAACACTTTTTGTGGCACACCCAACTACATGGCACCAGAGGTGTTACAGTATTGGGAATACGACACATCGGTGGATTGGTGGGCCCTAGGTGTGATCATGTACGAGATGATGACAGGCTACGCTCCGTTTCATGATCACAACGAGGAGATGATGTTTGAGTCCATCATCAATGCTGAACCGGAATATCCATCAGACCTCAGTAGGAATGCGGTCAACATCCTCAAAGCGTTCCTGAGGAAGAAGCCCATGGATCGTCTTGGCTGTGTGGTGTCCGAGGGCAAGGAGAATGCCATCAAAGCTCACCTTTTCTTCAGTGAGATCAACTGGTCATGGCTGGAACAGAGGAAGATCACTCCACCGTTTCAACCACAGATAACATCAAAGAGGGACGTCAATAATTTTGATGGCAGATTCACCCGTGAGGAGCCCAAGCTTTCTCATGGGAATCTCTCCTTCTTCATCCAGTCCATCCAAGAGGAGTTTGATGGTTTCTCATTTATTAACCCTAAATATTAA